The Burkholderia sp. HI2500 genome contains a region encoding:
- a CDS encoding CopG family ribbon-helix-helix protein, whose translation MATSLKIDDELKGRVQHLASMRDRSPHWIMCEAIKQYVEREEARESFKQEAAASWAHYQETGLHLTGEEVRTWLKTWGTDDETGLPECHT comes from the coding sequence ATGGCAACGTCACTCAAGATCGACGACGAACTGAAGGGGCGCGTGCAGCACCTTGCCAGCATGCGCGATCGGTCGCCGCACTGGATCATGTGCGAGGCGATCAAGCAGTACGTCGAGCGCGAGGAAGCGCGCGAAAGCTTCAAGCAGGAAGCCGCGGCATCGTGGGCGCACTACCAGGAAACCGGCCTGCATCTGACCGGTGAAGAGGTTCGCACCTGGCTGAAAACGTGGGGCACGGACGATGAGACGGGGCTGCCTGAGTGCCACACGTAA
- a CDS encoding type II toxin-antitoxin system RelE/ParE family toxin — protein MERCRRFLADKSEPAVRRAAQAIEQRFLLLETTPAVGRPFPENPMWRELAIPFGDSGYVALYRYEPADDAVYVLAFRHQREAGY, from the coding sequence TTGGAACGCTGCCGGCGCTTTCTGGCCGACAAGAGCGAGCCGGCTGTTCGGCGCGCAGCTCAGGCGATCGAGCAGCGTTTTCTGTTGCTGGAGACGACGCCGGCCGTTGGCCGCCCTTTTCCTGAAAATCCGATGTGGCGGGAGCTGGCCATCCCGTTCGGCGACTCGGGCTATGTCGCCTTGTATCGGTATGAGCCGGCAGATGATGCCGTCTACGTGCTGGCCTTCCGGCATCAGAGAGAAGCGGGGTATTGA